The following DNA comes from Cricetulus griseus strain 17A/GY unplaced genomic scaffold, alternate assembly CriGri-PICRH-1.0 unplaced_scaffold_490, whole genome shotgun sequence.
TGGCTTCTTCTTCCATGGAATTCATCCCTGTCCCACCTCCCAGGACACCCAGGATTGTAAAGAAACTAGAGCCACACCAGTCAGGGCCGGGAAGTGCCAGCATCCTCCCCAAGGAAGAGCCCCTGCTGCTGGATATGGTCCGCTCCTTTGAGTCAGTGGATCGCGAGGACCACATAGAACTGCTGTCCCCCTCCCATCACTATAGGATCCTGAGCTCACCTGTGAGCTTGGCTCGCAGGAACTCTAGTGAGAGGACGCTCTCTCCGGGGTTGCTCTCTGGAAGTACATCGCCTCTGCAAACTCCACTGCATTCCACGCTCGTCTCTTTTGGGCACGAAGATAAGAACAGCTCTCCAAAAGAGGAGGGTGTGTGTTCCCCTCCTCCGGCTCCCAGCAATGGCCTCACGCAGCCCCTGGGGAGCCCCAACTGTGTGAAAAGCAGAGGAAGGTTCCCCATGATGGGTATTGGACAGATGCTGAGGAAGCGGCACCAGAGCCTGCAGCCTTCCTTGGAGAGgtccctggaggccagcatgtcACCACTGCAACCCACAGCCCCCTCCAGCCTCTCCTTTGACATGGCTGACGGTGTCAAGAGCCAGTGTTAACCTGGGGTGGGAAGATTCTGGGTCTCTGTAAGGACAGAATGGACAgagctccacacacacaccagggcatgAGCAGTCAGCCTCACAAGAGAATCCTTTACTCCCGCCTCACAGCGCCCCAACCCGGATCAGATGGAAGCCACAGACTTAAAGCCTGCACACCCAGCCTCACTTCGGATCCTCTGAGATGCTGAGAAGCAGGAGGGCTGGCTGTAGGGACCATCCATTCCAGGCTGAGACCCTCTTTCCTACAACCCCTCATCCAGCCCTCTCCAGTATACCCCCTGCTGGGCTCAGAGCTGAAAACCACACCTCCATCTGCTGGACCACTCAGATTTCCAGATGGGTACCAGGCCCTCCTCCCTCTGTTACATGCGAGCCTCTCACAGACCGCTGTGTGCAGTGGCCAGTCACAGTCTCACAGGGACCATACCACTGCAAGGATGTTCACCCAGCCTAGGAATTCctccacagacacagagggaaTCGACCCTCCTTAGCCTAACAGTGAGTCCCTGCGGGAGAGCAGGAGTGGTGAGTCACAGTGTCAGACCCCAGGAACTCTGGAGGAAGACTAGATAGAGCCTCAGACAAAGATGGAACCCAACAGTGAAGACTAGAGAAAACGCTCATTCCCATGCAATGTTCTAACAAATTTgtcttttatgtttcttttctttctttctttctttctttttttttttttgattgaaaCTTGCTAAGGATTGAATGAACTTGTCCAAAGAAAACTTGCTTTAAATGATGCTATTAAATtgaagtaactttttttttttttgggaaatgGTCTCATTAagtcacccaggctggcttcaaagtcaccATCCTCGGcttccaaagtgttgggattacaagtgtatactCCTGTGTCTGGctcaaaataacaattttttaaaacctaGATGGTCAGATGGGAAGCATTTCTACCAAATTCATGTTTTTCTGAGAGGCTGCAGCTGAGGTGGCCAAAAAGCTGGCCTGGGTGGTGATGGTAAGTAGCATTGGACCACAGTGGCCTGCTGAGGGACAGCAGCCTAGCCATCCTGGCCTTATATTGTGACAGCAGCAGAGGGCTTGGAACATGGCTCCAGAGCTCTGGAGAGAGCATGATTCTCAAGGCGAGGAGAAGGCATTTGCTGTGCACTGATGTTCTTCTGCTGCGGTTGGAGCCTAGCTGTGCTGGGGGATGGGAAGGAACAGGCTTGTCCCCTGGGAGCAGTTCACGAACAGTTTCGTCCCCAAGGAAAGCAGTGTCCCCCAAATGGGCTTTCTGTCCGTGTTGTGTTTGTTCTACACCTCCCCCTTCCAGGGTTGAACCAAAGATGCGTTTCTGGTTTTGTGGCTGTGACGCCCTTGTGTCTTTTGTGGAATCTGGTATTGTCAGATCATGTCCAGCTGGTACTTGATGGGGGATTGTCTCTCTGGGGATCCTGGACCCTTAGCAGAGGACTTCTCAGTCATGAACAGCAGTGTAAGGAAGAGAAGAATCAGCACAATTTGGGTCACAGTTGTTTAGGAGATGAGTTGTGAAATAGCCCAGATCTTCCATCTTTGACTTTCAGGTGTGATCAGAGACCACAACTGTAGTCATAAAGCCGGGTTCATCATCTTAGTGAACCATTGATGCTAAAGTGGGCTAATTTCTTTAAAATCCCAAAGCCAGCCTTTGCCAGTGAGGGATGAGACGCAGCATCGCTGTCTCTCATTTACCAGTGGGTGGCTTCCCTTAGACTCTCACAGCTCTGACTGGGCAAGAAGAGAACACACATTTGGCTGACCCTAGAAGCAAAATGCTCTAGTCTTGGCTGAACTTGGTAAGACCTGGACTGCTTCATCCTAGGGAGGGACTCACCCCCTCCCTAAGTCTCCTCCCAGCAGCCGGCATTGTTCCTCAGTAGGGCTCCAGCTCGGCTTCCAGGACTTAACATTGAAAACAGAACtctaagcagagagaagagaggaatcATCTACAAATGCCGTATTGGCGCGTTTTGTGTTTGCATTTTGATGGGCAGAGTCCTCTTTTAAAGATAACTACCAACTGCAACCATCTCACTCTACAAGTTGGTAGGATGTATACCTGTGTGCCATGTCCCCCTTTTTTGTAACCTCTTAT
Coding sequences within:
- the LOC113838075 gene encoding hormonally up-regulated neu tumor-associated kinase-like, with product MEFIPVPPPRTPRIVKKLEPHQSGPGSASILPKEEPLLLDMVRSFESVDREDHIELLSPSHHYRILSSPVSLARRNSSERTLSPGLLSGSTSPLQTPLHSTLVSFGHEDKNSSPKEEGVCSPPPAPSNGLTQPLGSPNCVKSRGRFPMMGIGQMLRKRHQSLQPSLERSLEASMSPLQPTAPSSLSFDMADGVKSQC